In the genome of Sciurus carolinensis chromosome 3, mSciCar1.2, whole genome shotgun sequence, one region contains:
- the LOC124981347 gene encoding LOW QUALITY PROTEIN: 39S ribosomal protein L1, mitochondrial-like (The sequence of the model RefSeq protein was modified relative to this genomic sequence to represent the inferred CDS: deleted 2 bases in 1 codon), with the protein MVAAVRCLGRVLIHHQRHNPSKMVYQTFLYPYSLNIQVSNRHFAAATKPAKKTKRDTKGEASDEKKDEIEKIKSYPYMEGEPEDDVYLKCLYPRQIYEVEKAVQFLKKFQILDFTNPKQGVCLDLTLDMALRKKNASEIKIAEENGAAFAGGTNLIQKILDDEIQVDVYVAVTEIMPELNPLKKKLKKKFPRLARNSIGRDIPKMLELFKTGREIRVDEERENFLSTQIATLDMSSDQIATNLQAVINEVCKHRPLNLCLCPFVVRAFLRSAVSEGLLLKIDPLLPKEVETKESNQEAA; encoded by the exons ATGGTGGCAGCCGTAAGATGCCTTGGAAGAGTCTTGATCCATCATCAAAGACATAATCCTTCCAAGATGGTTTATCAGACATTTCTTTATCCTTATTCTTTAAACATTCAAGTGTCCAATAGACATTTTGCTGCTGCTACAAAgcctgcaaagaaaacaaaaagagatacCAAAGGAGAAGCATCAGATGAAAAAAAGGAtgagatagaaaaaataaagtcatatccCTACATGGAAGGTGAACCTGAGGATGATGTCTATTTAAAATGTCTATACCCAAGGCAGATATATGAGGTGGAGAAAGCTGTTCAGTTCCttaagaaatttcaaattttggaCTTTACTAATCCAAAGCAAGGGGTTTGTCTTGACTTGACACTGGATATGGCACTGAGGAAAAAGAATGCATCAGAGATTAAAATAGCAGAAGAAAATGGAGCTGCATTTGCAGGAGGAACTAATCTGATTCAGAAGATTCTGGATGATGAAATTCAAGTAGACGTTTATGTAGCTGTTACAGAAATAATGCCTGAACTTAATCcattaaagaagaaactgaaaaaaaagtttccaaGGCTTGCTAGAAATTCCATTGGCCGTGACATCCCCAAAATGCTTGAATTATTTAAAACTGGACGTGAAATTCGTGtagatgaggaaagagagaaCTTTCTCAGTACCCAAATAGCCACATTGGATATGTCAAGTGACCAGATTGCTACCAATCTGCAAGCAGTTATTAATGAAGTCTGTAAGCATAGACCTCTGAATTTGTGT TTGTGTCCCTTTGTAGTACGTGCCTTCCTTCGTAGTGCAGTAAGTGAAGGTTTGCTACTAAAGATTGATCCATTGCTGCCCAAAGAAGTAGAAACTAAAGAAAGTAACCAAGAAGCTGCCTAA